One genomic segment of Ricinus communis isolate WT05 ecotype wild-type chromosome 5, ASM1957865v1, whole genome shotgun sequence includes these proteins:
- the LOC8278014 gene encoding sucrose synthase 5 encodes MAASGATLKRSDSIADNMPEALKQSRYHMKKCFSKYVQKGRRIMKLQNLLDEMEDVIDDKIERTKVLEGLLGDIWYSTQEAVVNPPYVAFAIRPSPGFWEFVRVNSADLAVDGINVSEYLKFKEMIFEESWAKDVNTLEVDFGAFDFSMPKLTLSSSIGNGHNFVSKFITSKLNGRPENAQPLVDYLLSLTHHGEKLMINENLSTVAKLQMALIVAEVYLSGLAGDTPYQNFELSFKEWGFEKGWGDTAERAKETMRSLSEVLQAPDPVNMEKFLSRVPTIFNVVIFSPHGYFGQANVLGLPDTGGQVVYILDQVKALEDELLLRIKQQGLNIKPQIIVVTRLIPDARGTKCNQELEAINGTKHSNILRVPFTVENRVLRQWVSRFDIYPYLEKFTQDVADKILDLMDGKPDLIIGNYTDGNLAATLLANKLGITQATIAHALEKTKYEDSDIKWKELDPKYHFSCQFIADTISMNAADFIIASTYQEIAGSKERPGQYESHSAFTLPGLCRVVSGINVFDPKFNVAAPGADQSVYFPNTEKQKRFSQFHSAIEELLYSKEENEEHIGYLADKKKPIIFSMARFDTVKNLTGLTEWYGKNKRLRNLVNLVIVGAFFDPSKSKDREEMAEIKKMHALIDKYQLKGQIRWIAAQTDRQRNGELYRCIADTKGAFVQPALYEAFGLTVIEAMNCGLPTFATNQGGPAEIIIDGVSGFLIDPNNGDESSNKIADFFEKCKIDAEYWNKFSEDGLKRINECYTWKIYANKVLNMGCIYTYWRQMNKEQKQAKRRYIQLFYNLQLRKLVKNVPIPTEEAQQQPAPKPVNKASSSTRRSQSRLQRLFGA; translated from the exons ATGGCTGCTTCTGGCGCAACCCTAAAGCGGTCCGACTCGATTGCTGATAACATGCCGGAGGCGTTAAAGCAAAGCCGGTATCACATGAAGAAGTGTTTTAGTAAGTATGTGCAGAAGGGGAGAAGGATCATGAAGCTTCAGAATCTGCTGGATGAAATGGAGGATGTGATCGATGACAAGATTGAAAGAACTAAGGTCTTGGAAGGTTTACTTGGTGACATTTGGTACTCTACTCAG GAAGCAGTTGTTAATCCTCCATATGTAGCATTTGCCATAAGACCAAGTCCTGGTTTTTGGGAATTTGTAAGAGTTAACTCTGCTGATCTTGCAGTTGATGGGATCAATGTTTCAGAATACTTGAAATTCAAAGAAATGATTTTTGAAGAGAGTTG GGCAAAAGATGTGAATACATTGGAAGTGGATTTTGGAGCATTTGATTTCTCTATGCCTAAATTGACTCTATCTTCTTCCATTGGCAATGGGCACAATTTTGTCTCCAAATTCATCACTTCAAAGTTAAATGGCAGGCCAGAAAATGCTCAGCCTCTAGTTGATTACTTGCTATCACTCACTCATCATGGAGAA AAACTTATGATCAATGAAAATCTTAGTACTGTTGCAAAGCTTCAGATGGCATTGATAGTTGCTGAAGTGTACCTTTCTGGGCTTGCCGGGGACACCCCATATCAGAATTTTGAGCTAAG CTTCAAAGAGTGGGGCTTTGAGAAGGGCTGGGGTGACACTGCAGAGAGAGCAAAGGAGACAATGAGGTCACTCTCAGAAGTGCTCCAGGCGCCGGATCCAGTAAACATGGAGAAGTTCCTTAGCAGGGTGCCTACGATTTTCAATGTTGTAATATTCTCTCCTCATGGATACTTTGGACAAGCAAATGTCCTTGGCTTGCCGGATACTGGTGGGCAG GTAGTCTACATCCTGGACCAAGTTAAAGCCTTGGAAGATGAGTTGCTTCTCAGGATTAAGCAACAAGGGCTTAATATCAAACCCCAGATTATAGTG GTGACACGGCTAATTCCTGATGCTCGCGGAACTAAGTGCAACCAGGAACTGGAAGCAATCAATGGCACAAAGCATTCCAATATCCTTCGTGTGCCATTCACTGTAGAAAATAGAGTGCTCCGCCAGTGGGTTTCGCGTTTTGATATCTATCCTTATCTTGAGAAATTTACTCAG GATGTCGCAGACAAGATACTAGACCTAATGGATGGGAAACCAGATCTCATCATTGGAAACTATACTGATGGCAATTTAGCAGCAACTCTCCTGGCTAACAAACTTGGGATCACTCAG GCAACTATTGCACATGCTTTGGAGAAGACAAAGTATGAAGATTCAGACATCAAGTGGAAGGAACTAGATCCCAAGTATCACTTCTCATGCCAATTCATAGCTGATACAATTTCAATGAATGCAGCAGATTTCATCATAGCAAGCACATACCAAGAGATTGCTGGAAG CAAAGAAAGACCAGGACAGTACGAGAGCCATTCTGCATTCACACTACCAGGGCTCTGTCGAGTTGTTTCTGGCATCAATGTCTTTGATCCAAAATTCAACGTTGCTGCACCTGGAGCTGACCAATCTGTTTACTTCCCCAACACAGAGAAACAGAAAAGGTTCTCACAGTTTCATTCTGCCATTGAAGAACTATTGTATAGTAAAGAGGAGAATGAAGAACACAT TGGATATCTAGCAGATAAGAAGAAACCAATTATCTTCTCAATGGCAAGGTTTGATACAGTCAAGAACCTCACTGGACTAACTGAGTGGTACGGAAAGAACAAAAGGCTGAGAAACTTGGTTAACCTCGTCATAGTTGGGGCCTTTTTTGATCCTTCCAAATCCAAAGACAGAGAAGAGATGGCTGAAATTAAGAAGATGCATGCACTGATAGACAAATACCAGCTAAAAGGTCAGATCAGATGGATAGCAGCACAGACGGATAGGCAGCGCAATGGAGAACTCTACCGCTGCATTGCAGATACGAAAGGAGCTTTTGTGCAGCCAGCTCTGTATGAAGCATTTGGACTTACAGTCATTGAGGCAATGAACTGTGGATTACCTACCTTTGCAACCAATCAAGGAGGTCCAGCTGAAATTATTATTGACGGGGTATCTGGCTTCCTTATTGATCCCAACAATGGAGATGAATCGAGCAACAAAATTGCAGACTTCTTTGAGAAGTGTAAGATAGATGCAGAATACTGGAATAAGTTTTCCGAAGATGGGTTGAAACGCATAAATGAATG CTACACATGGAAGATCTATGCAAATAAGGTATTGAATATGGGCTGCATCTATACTTACTGGAGGCAGATGAATAAGGAACAGAAACAAGCAAAACGGAGATACATCCAACTGTTCTATAATCTCCAACTAAGAAAACTG GTGAAGAATGTGCCTATCCCAACTGAAGAAGCTCAGCAGCAACCAGCGCCAAAGCCGGTAAACAAAGCATCATCAAG CACCAGACGCAGTCAATCTCGATTGCAAAG GTTGTTCGGTGCTTAA